The genomic window AGGTCTTTCTAAGCTTCGTGAAACTTCACTTTGGAAGAAACTCGGTTCCAGCGAATACAGTGGACTGTCGGGCGTTATGAGAGGCACTTTTGTAAAGTCGGTTACTGAATATCTAGAATCTTGTCTGCCTTCCATCCCCCATGAGGTACTTCTTATATGGGGAAGAAACGACGACGCGACTCCGGTTTACCAAGGCGAACGCATTGAAGCCGGGATTGAAAAAGCAGCGCTAGTGGTAATTGAGGATGCTGGCCATTATGCATTCCTAGATAAGCCTAAGCAGTTTGCGGCCATTGCCCGAGCTTTCTTTAACAGCTAAACGGGTTCTCTACAGCTAGCTCAATATTTAAATGCGGTATTGAAAGCCCTGCACTTACTAAACTAATGCTTCTATTCTGAGTGCGTTTGCTGGTAGTGTCGCCATTGGGACCATAAATAGGGTCGTCGATGATAGGATACCCCCATTCTTCAAGGTGTAGCCTTATTTGGTGGGTTCTTCCTGTTTTGGGAAAGCATTTAATCACACAATGTTCACTTCCTTTGATAGCTACTTCAAAATGGGTTTCCGCTTTTTTCGCGTTTAGCAGGTTATCGCCACTTTCGAACACGAAACCATTTTTCCTACGTATCGAGCTATTTATCGTCCGGCTTTTTTCCACGGGCACCCCATGTACTTTTGCGTAATATATTTTTTGAACCTTGGATGCCGTAAACGCTTCCATCCCACGGCGGGCAAACTCTTTGTTCTTCGCGAATAAAACGATGCCAGAAGTTACCGCATCTAGCCGGTGGATAATTCGCAGTTTCTCATACCCCATATCTTCCAAAATCGCTGTAAGGGTATTTTTATTGAACCGACCTCCGGGATGCATCGACAAGGGTGCGGGCTTATATACCGCCAACCAATCGTCGGTTTCTTTCAGAATTTTAACTTCATCTGGAACCGATGGTTCTACCACTTTTGGGTTGTGGTGATACACCAAGTCTGATTTAAGAAGTTGATAGGAGGTAGCTACACTCTGGCCGTTAATTCCTACCCGTCCATTTTGTATACGTCGCAGCCATTCCTCTTTTGCATGAAAAGGGAAGCGAGTACACATCATATTGAGCAGACTCTGCCCTACAAATTCATCTTGAACTTTAAATTGATGAGTAATTGGATAGGGTGGAACTATCCGAACATTACGACTTTGAAGGGGTAGCTGCTGATGCTTCATTACGGGCCTTAAAGTCTTCACCGAAATAGTTATACCACTTGCGGAATGGCCTGAATGCATTCTCAGGATCAAACGGACGGCGATATTCACTTTTCATACACTCTTCACTACAACACCCTTCCATTTGAAAAGCACCTTCTTCAGAGCACACAAAAAGCTTATTACATTCCATATTTGCACAGTTTACATAGGTATCTGCTGGCTTACCTGTGATTTCACAATGTGCAATTGGGGCTAAATCTTTTGGGTTCACGGGAACCACTAAGCGATCGTCGAACACAAAACATTTACCTTCAAAATGTGCTCCTTCTTCCTCTTTGGCATAGTTTAGAATTCCCCCATGAAGCTGATTCACATCATCCCAGCCCTTATCCTTCATGAGTACCGAAAACTTTTCACACCGGATTCCGCCTGTGCAGTACATCAGTACTTTTTTGTCTTTGGGGATATTTGCTTCATCTAACCATTGTGGGAAATCATAGAAGTTTTCTAAGTCGGGTTTGAGTGCTCCCTTAAAGTGCCCAATCTTAGACTCATAATTGTTACGCACATCAATCATTACGTAATCCTCGCCCGACTCCATTACGTTTCTCCACTCTGCGGGAGATAAGTGATTTCCACCCTCTTTAGGATCTACCCCATCTACATGAAGGGCCACGATTTCTTCCCTTACTTTGCAAATCAATTTGGCAAAAGGAATATAATCGGCTTCGTCACTTTTAAATTCTGTGTCTTCAAAACCAGGGAGGGAACGAAGATGATCTTTATACTGCTGTATTTGTTCCTTTGTGCCACCTGCGGTACCATTTATACCCTCTGAGGAAACATAAATTCTTCCTTTGAGTCCAAGTTCTTTACAGAATTTTTTGTGCTGCTTGGCAAATTTTTCTGGTTCGCTTACTGGAGAAAAATTGTAATATAGGATGACTTCGTACATCTTATCTTCAAATGATTTTAGCTGATACTATTATCTTTGCTAGTCAGTTTTCTTGTAGGGGGCAAATTTACGAAATATCCTTATTAAATAATGTACAGTTCTACTATGCGGCTTTCATCACTATTCTCATTACTCAGTATATTTTTACTGTGCTTTACGGTAGCTGATATAAAAGCTCAACATGGCCATTCACATGATATTCGCAGTATTTTGGCCAACCATCAGAAAGGCAAACTCAATTCCAACACAGCATATCAACAGCTAGTGGATGTCTTTGAAGACGGCTCACTTCATAAGTGTGCTACTCCCTTAACCGCATTCTATTCAAAACATAAATTAGGCATTTCTGAACCCGCACCATTTTCAATGGATCAGAAAAGGCGCTCACCCACAAAAGTGTACATCACCCCGTCTGATAAATTTGAAATATCCTACGACACCACCGGGGTAAATGCTGTTCCCTTAGCTGATGATGATTTCTCAGGCGTACCCGATTATGTTGAAGCCGTTGGCGAAGCCGCTGATTCTTCCTACCGCCACTTGGTACAAAGGCTGGGTTATGCAGACCCAATACCCATTGGCTTTAGGTACGAAGTATCCTTTAGAGATTTGGGGTTTTATGGATTTACCGCACCATCCAATAACCCGGTTGGGCCAAGTACTTATATAGTTCTAGAAAACGATTTTGTTGGTTTTCCCGACAATGATGATCCTGATGGTATCCAGGCTGGGGCTATCAAAGTAACCATGGCGCATGAGTTTAAACACGCTATTCAATATGTTCAAAACAATTGGAATGGTGATTCGGATCGATGGGCAGAAATGGATGCTACGCTTGTTGAAGAAACCGTGTATGATCCTGTTAATGACTACTATAATTACTTAGACGGATTTGGCAGTACTATTTTTAGTAACTCTGCAGTAACCATTGCACCTGGTTCCTATGAAGATGTAACATGGGCTTTATACTTTGAAGAAAAATACGGAACTGACTTTTGGCCTGCCGCTTGGAATCGCATTGAAACTAGCTTATTCGAAGTCCCCTTATTAACGGCTGTGGAGCAAGAACTTGAAAGTCGCTCTTTATCCTATAATCAGAGTTTAAGTGAGCTTTATCTATGGCATCTAGGTGCCGGGGCAAACAGTGTACCCTCGTTTGGTTTCGACGAACGCTTAGCTTACCCCGAAGCCAGAATTCGGAGCCGACTCACTCAACTAAACGACACATTATCTTCTGCGAATTCACTTGGTAGTTTATCCGCTCATTTTTATGAAATTGATTTAGCCGATGAGCGAAATGGCGATGTAGTTATTCAAACTACTTACACCATGCCAAATATTGAGACTGCATTCATTGTTTATTTGAACAATGGAACATCAACCCAGTTTATTGGTGAGGCCAATGAATCGGGCACTACAACTTTTACCACAAGTATTCCTTGGAAAGAAGTCGAGTCTATATTTGTGTCCATCACAAACAGCCATGCTGAGCAAGACATTGCGTATCGATACCGATTTACATCTGATATCCCAAAAGAAATAGGGCTTGCGCAAAATTATCCGAACCCGTTCAACCCGTCAACAACCATCCCTGTTGATATACCCAGAGACCAGAAAGTGAGATTGAGTATATATGACTACACCGGAAGGCTTATCGCCGTGTTATTGGACGGTAATATTGAAGCGGGGGCTTATCAAATTCCTTTTGATGCTTACAATCTAGCATCGGGTGTGTACTTATACCGTTTGGTAACCGAAGAAGGCACGCTGTACAATAAAATGACCTTGATTAAATAAGTTTCAGAGCCTTTAGGTCTTCAATAGGCTCTTCGAAACTGCAACTTCCATAGGAAATTACAGCCAGCATACGGAGCATTTTTACTTCGAGATTTGGAGCCGCTAGATCTCTCCAACTAAAATAAGAATCGGTAAAATGGAAGGCTTTGGGGTCTTCTTCATTCAAGATATCCATGAGCTCTTTTTCCGAGAGGTCTTGAGTATAACTCAAGATCGAACCCCCAAATACATTGATAAATCCATGCATTTTTGTATCCACAGATTCATTGAAGTGTCTGATAGGATGATGGAGACCAGCCGTAAATTTAACGGGTAAGTTTTGATCTCTAGCATCCATTATTACTTTGGCCAAATAACTAGAACGCGGAAATTGATAAGCTTCTACGCCGCCACAACGTATTTTAAAGCCAGAGAATATATAATGTGGCAGTTCTTGTTCCTGAATTTTGATGTTATGAGCGGCAATTACTTTAATAACCTTTTCCGCTAGTTTGGCATCAAAATCGAAACCAGGAATTTCGAAATATACACGATGTGGTAGAGCAGGTGACTTACTCATAATTTTCACCACATAGTCGATTGCTTGAATCAGCTCAAGTTGTGTTTCTGAGTAAAGAGCATCTACCGGTAATTTCACCTCTAAGGCCGTTGCTCTAATCTTTGAAGGGGCTTTCTTATATAAGCTCGCTATTTCCTTTACCGTATCAGAAATCGTGGTTTTAAACTCACCTAAATCGGAGGTAGCAGCCCCAACAATAGAAAGTGAAACGGGAGTTTTTAACGACGAGCTTTCGTTTAGAATAGGTGCTAATTCATTTAGCTTTTGCGCGCCTAATACAAAGCTTGAAAGCATCCAAGATTCTTCACTTTGTCGATGTTCAAGATATTGACTAAATGCATCCTTTAACGATAACGATGCAGGTGGATATAAACCGGCATAGTCAATAATATCTTGTAAAAATGGTCTTAAGCTTTGTTTCACTCTGTAAATCCCAGATACTCTCTGAATATTTTCAATTTAGCAACTCCATAACGGGTAAAGACTTATTTTTAATACCTCAATAATACCTAAACCCAAGCGCCTAAACTAGTAAGTATTTCCCAACTTTTAAAGATATCATTTCAAAAGTTGGGATTATTTTACTTAACAGTTAGCAAATCTAAGGTAATTGCATCAGCAATTCTAAGCCCTTTAGATGTGAGTCGAATATTTTTGCCCAGCACTGCTTTCCCTTCTTTTTGCATACGCTCTAAATATTGGCTTTGAGCTTCCGACAAGGAATACTCGTAGTGCACTATTAGCTCCTCTAGTTGCACCCCTTTAATGGTACGAAGCCCTAGCATAATTCGCTCTTCAGCAAGTTCTTTGAGGTTCATTTCTTCCCCATCAACCGGTCGAGTCTTAAAGTCTTGTTCTAGGTACTTTTTTAAATCTGCTTCATTACTCCAACGCTTTGCCGACCTCCCATCAGTATCCCACCAAAAAGAATGCGCGCCTGGTCCCAAGCCGAGGTAATTTTCATGCTCCCAGTAATTAGAATTATGCCGCGCTTCTGAACCTTTTTTCCCGAAGTTACTTACCTCGTATCGATGAATGCCCATTTCAGATAATGCCTTTTCCACCAACTCGAAATGCTTTTCTACTTGTTCATCTTCTTGAGGTAATAATCGACCTAATGCAACTTGTTTTCCTAGGCGTGTATTTGGCTCAATGGTAAGCGAGTATGCCGAAATATGAGGTGGGTCGAATTGCTTCAGTTGCTCTAAATCTGCTTCCAGCATCTCAACAGTCTGGCCCGGATTCCCATAAATCAAATCTACCGAATACACATCAATGCCAGAGTCTTTGAGTAGATGCATGCAACGAAGGGCTTCTTCAGCAGTATGGGTTCTATTCATAAACTGAAGCAGGTTTGCATCAAAAGATTGCACCCCCATACTAACTCGATTAACCCCTACTTTCTTTAAATCAGCTAAATATTCGGCAGTTACATCATCTGGGTTTAACTCAAAAGTGACTTCTTCTGTACGTAGCTTAAAAGTGGAAGCCAAAGCATCCATGATGCGTGATACTTCGCTTGCTTCCAAGAGTGAGGGAGTTCCTCCACCAAAGTAAAGGGTGTTTACGGCTTCTTGAGTGAAAACCGAGCCTTTCTTCGACTGTATTTCCTGAATCAAGGCTTCCACGTAATTCCCTTTTTGTTGCGGCCTTGTTACGAAATAGAAATCGCAGTAGGAGCAAGCCTGCTTACAAAAAGGTACGTGAATATATATTCCACTCATTCAGCTTGGGACATCTTAATAGGATTGGTCAGCGCTAGTCTTCTGGGGTATAAAACGGGTTTTCATCATATGTATCCTTTTGTTGATACGCTCGAATGTACTTCACATAATTAGAAGCATACCCTTTGATAGAATCTATTTCTTCTTCACTCAATTTACGTACTTGCTTAGCCGGTGATCCCATATACATATACCCGCTTTCTAGGGTTTTTCCTGGAGGCACTAAAGAACCTGCTGCAATAATTACATCTTCCTCAATTACTGCTTTATCTAAAACGATCGCGTTTATTCCTACCAGCACTCGATCTTTGATGGTACAACCGTGAATCATTGCCCCGTGCCCGATAGTAACATCATTGCCAATATGGGTAGGTCCAGTTTGGTTCATCACGTGAATGCACACATTGTCTTGCACATTTGTTCGGTCTCCGATACGAATAGCGTTTACGTCACCTCGAACTGTTACATTGAACCAAACACTCGCTTCTTTGCCTAATTTGACGTCTCCAATGATGTCTGCACTTGGAGCCACAAAAGCTGTTTCGTCAAACTCTGGGCTTCTTTTCAAAAACTCGTAAATCATAACTTATCTTTCAGAACTTAAATTTTCTAGAGGGCGTAAAATAAGGCTTTATCGTACAAGGTTCGCCCATTTATAAAAAAAGGTTCCGACCAATAAGACCGGAACCTTTACAACTGGATTGAAATAGCTTTTACTTCAATCTTGCTTCTAATATGGCTTTAAAGCCATCATAGGTTCTTGGAAGGCGTTCAATTTTTTCCCCATTAATATAAATGGTAGGAGTCGAATTCACGCCTAATGAAATACCTTCTCTTTTATCCGCTAAAACAATACGGTTCATTTGTGCGGAATTCAGGTCTTGCTTAAACATCTCCATGTCTAGTTTCAGCTGCTGAGCATAACCTATAAATATACCTTGTGCATTTCCACGGCTCCATTGTTCTTGTCCTGTAAAAATCATCTCGTGCATTTCATCGAACTTGCCTTGTTTCTTTGCAGCTTCAGCCGCTCTTGCTGCTAACTCAGCAAACTGGTGCATTCTAAGTGGGAAGTTTTTGTATACCACTTTGATATCGTCGCCAAAATCTTGTTTTGCCAACTCGATAATGCCTTTGTAATATTTACAAGCTGGGCATTGGTAGTCACTAAATTTTACGATGGTGAGTTTGGGCTCTGAATCTTGAGCGAATGTAGTTCCCACTAACAGTACGCTGAACAGCAAAGTTAAAAATAATCCTCTTTTCATGTAGATAACCTATTTATTGTTGTGGAGCACTAACGGTTTACTCCATTCAAAATTTTACTTTCGCAAAATGTCGTTCCAAGATAGTAGCTATTTTTTCAATTATCACAGGAATTTGTTCGGGCGAGTTTTCTTTTCCCAATGAGATCCGAATGAACTCTCGTGCTTCATCGTCTGACCTCCCAAATGCCTTCATTGTTTGATTAGGAGCATCTTCGCCTACTTTACAGGCACTACCCGTTGAAAGGGCTAACCCCGCTTGGCTACATTCTAGCATCAAGTATTGCCCCTCAATACCACGAAAGCGCAAGCCAAGTATGTGCGGTAATTTTTGATCATTCTTTCCTTCATCTGTGAATGAAATCCCTGCTTTTGTTAGTCCCTCCAAAAGTCGCTGTCTTAGATCCGTGTACTTGATGAACTCTTCGTTTCGTTGCCCAAACAATTGCTTTGATGCGGCCGCAAATGCCGCCACAGCAGGGACATTTTCAGTTCCCGCTCGAAGTCCTTTTTCTTGAGTGGTATTCTTTATAGATGGATTAGCAGTATGCTTTTTAGACAAGAAAAAAGCACCCACCCCTTTTGGGCCGTACACTTTATGCGACGAAACCGACAACGCATCCACCCATTCGGCTTCAACTCCTATTTTGCAGAAGGTTTGAACACAATCAGAATGGAATAAAATGCCTTTTTCTGTCAGAAACATCCCAATTTCTTCTACATGTTGAATCACTCCTGTTTCAGAATTAGCATGCTGTATTGATACCAAAACAGTTTGTTCGGTAATCAGTTCTTTTATCGATTCAATAGATACCAGCCCATGCTCATCAACGGCTACTTCAGAGACCTCATAGCCTTTATCTTTTAGCGAATTCACAAAGTTTCGAACCGATGAATGTTCCGTATTTGAAATTATAACATGAGGATTTTCAACCTGCACAGAACTCAATAGCGACTGAATGGCCAATTGATTGGCTTCTGTACCCGAACCTGTGAAATAGATCTCATCTGATTCACAATGCAGCAAATTAGCAATGGTTTTACGGCTAGCATCTAAAATCTGCTT from Balneola vulgaris DSM 17893 includes these protein-coding regions:
- the hemW gene encoding radical SAM family heme chaperone HemW; the encoded protein is MSGIYIHVPFCKQACSYCDFYFVTRPQQKGNYVEALIQEIQSKKGSVFTQEAVNTLYFGGGTPSLLEASEVSRIMDALASTFKLRTEEVTFELNPDDVTAEYLADLKKVGVNRVSMGVQSFDANLLQFMNRTHTAEEALRCMHLLKDSGIDVYSVDLIYGNPGQTVEMLEADLEQLKQFDPPHISAYSLTIEPNTRLGKQVALGRLLPQEDEQVEKHFELVEKALSEMGIHRYEVSNFGKKGSEARHNSNYWEHENYLGLGPGAHSFWWDTDGRSAKRWSNEADLKKYLEQDFKTRPVDGEEMNLKELAEERIMLGLRTIKGVQLEELIVHYEYSLSEAQSQYLERMQKEGKAVLGKNIRLTSKGLRIADAITLDLLTVK
- a CDS encoding RluA family pseudouridine synthase, with the translated sequence MKHQQLPLQSRNVRIVPPYPITHQFKVQDEFVGQSLLNMMCTRFPFHAKEEWLRRIQNGRVGINGQSVATSYQLLKSDLVYHHNPKVVEPSVPDEVKILKETDDWLAVYKPAPLSMHPGGRFNKNTLTAILEDMGYEKLRIIHRLDAVTSGIVLFAKNKEFARRGMEAFTASKVQKIYYAKVHGVPVEKSRTINSSIRRKNGFVFESGDNLLNAKKAETHFEVAIKGSEHCVIKCFPKTGRTHQIRLHLEEWGYPIIDDPIYGPNGDTTSKRTQNRSISLVSAGLSIPHLNIELAVENPFSC
- a CDS encoding gamma carbonic anhydrase family protein — encoded protein: MIYEFLKRSPEFDETAFVAPSADIIGDVKLGKEASVWFNVTVRGDVNAIRIGDRTNVQDNVCIHVMNQTGPTHIGNDVTIGHGAMIHGCTIKDRVLVGINAIVLDKAVIEEDVIIAAGSLVPPGKTLESGYMYMGSPAKQVRKLSEEEIDSIKGYASNYVKYIRAYQQKDTYDENPFYTPED
- a CDS encoding rhodanese-related sulfurtransferase; this translates as MYEVILYYNFSPVSEPEKFAKQHKKFCKELGLKGRIYVSSEGINGTAGGTKEQIQQYKDHLRSLPGFEDTEFKSDEADYIPFAKLICKVREEIVALHVDGVDPKEGGNHLSPAEWRNVMESGEDYVMIDVRNNYESKIGHFKGALKPDLENFYDFPQWLDEANIPKDKKVLMYCTGGIRCEKFSVLMKDKGWDDVNQLHGGILNYAKEEEGAHFEGKCFVFDDRLVVPVNPKDLAPIAHCEITGKPADTYVNCANMECNKLFVCSEEGAFQMEGCCSEECMKSEYRRPFDPENAFRPFRKWYNYFGEDFKARNEASAATPSKS
- a CDS encoding DsbA family protein, which translates into the protein MKRGLFLTLLFSVLLVGTTFAQDSEPKLTIVKFSDYQCPACKYYKGIIELAKQDFGDDIKVVYKNFPLRMHQFAELAARAAEAAKKQGKFDEMHEMIFTGQEQWSRGNAQGIFIGYAQQLKLDMEMFKQDLNSAQMNRIVLADKREGISLGVNSTPTIYINGEKIERLPRTYDGFKAILEARLK
- a CDS encoding IscS subfamily cysteine desulfurase, with product MIYLDHAATTPISKTALEVYVNVSQHYFGNPSSLHDIGSEAKQILDASRKTIANLLHCESDEIYFTGSGTEANQLAIQSLLSSVQVENPHVIISNTEHSSVRNFVNSLKDKGYEVSEVAVDEHGLVSIESIKELITEQTVLVSIQHANSETGVIQHVEEIGMFLTEKGILFHSDCVQTFCKIGVEAEWVDALSVSSHKVYGPKGVGAFFLSKKHTANPSIKNTTQEKGLRAGTENVPAVAAFAAASKQLFGQRNEEFIKYTDLRQRLLEGLTKAGISFTDEGKNDQKLPHILGLRFRGIEGQYLMLECSQAGLALSTGSACKVGEDAPNQTMKAFGRSDDEAREFIRISLGKENSPEQIPVIIEKIATILERHFAKVKF
- a CDS encoding MXAN_6640 family putative metalloprotease codes for the protein MRLSSLFSLLSIFLLCFTVADIKAQHGHSHDIRSILANHQKGKLNSNTAYQQLVDVFEDGSLHKCATPLTAFYSKHKLGISEPAPFSMDQKRRSPTKVYITPSDKFEISYDTTGVNAVPLADDDFSGVPDYVEAVGEAADSSYRHLVQRLGYADPIPIGFRYEVSFRDLGFYGFTAPSNNPVGPSTYIVLENDFVGFPDNDDPDGIQAGAIKVTMAHEFKHAIQYVQNNWNGDSDRWAEMDATLVEETVYDPVNDYYNYLDGFGSTIFSNSAVTIAPGSYEDVTWALYFEEKYGTDFWPAAWNRIETSLFEVPLLTAVEQELESRSLSYNQSLSELYLWHLGAGANSVPSFGFDERLAYPEARIRSRLTQLNDTLSSANSLGSLSAHFYEIDLADERNGDVVIQTTYTMPNIETAFIVYLNNGTSTQFIGEANESGTTTFTTSIPWKEVESIFVSITNSHAEQDIAYRYRFTSDIPKEIGLAQNYPNPFNPSTTIPVDIPRDQKVRLSIYDYTGRLIAVLLDGNIEAGAYQIPFDAYNLASGVYLYRLVTEEGTLYNKMTLIK